In Schaalia sp. JY-X169, the following are encoded in one genomic region:
- a CDS encoding cell wall-binding repeat-containing protein, whose protein sequence is MKSTAVTSAGILSLVATLAFAGPALAAPSSESSEDPSGSTSTAAVPEVSDDVQTGTGGALTTEPGGSVTESEQDLSQSDSEEVEAPELEVSRTLTTPAPTSSESIPVDTSACGVIPQGVFSGSVSGSEPRISGATRYETASNIATTVSSVSVGEESAVFIATGTDFADGLTLGALAAHSGWPLLLAHSNGLDASAKKVIAGLHPTHIYIAGGTGAVSTSVEKQIIEATGRPAEEVTVKRFAGADRYETSAEIAECFPEGSPAFVTTGANFADGVVAGAPAVKQGAPVILTSTNKINASAQAALERVKSSSVSIVGGQWSSTEVAKIKAATGATSVTTYSGADRYATSVKVANAFYGTGPATVTFATGTTFPDALAGVSVATVTASPIVLTTPTCRPKSVEALSNTAKTKVILGGTGAVSKASYTTTCVPKPAAPTKTLLSVAKQQVGKRYANGATGPNAFDCSGLTQYVYRQMGVTIPRTTYEQLAKGKRVTTPRAGDIVVLGGGSHVGIYVSPGVMIDAGNPRVGVSQRAIYATPTAYLRFG, encoded by the coding sequence ATGAAATCAACCGCGGTTACCTCCGCAGGGATCCTCTCACTCGTAGCAACTCTGGCGTTTGCGGGGCCCGCGCTTGCGGCTCCATCGTCTGAGAGTTCGGAAGATCCTTCGGGAAGTACTTCGACAGCTGCGGTGCCTGAGGTCAGCGATGACGTACAGACAGGAACAGGTGGCGCTCTAACCACGGAACCAGGTGGTTCCGTGACTGAATCCGAACAGGACCTCTCTCAGTCCGACTCTGAGGAAGTGGAAGCGCCCGAGCTGGAGGTGAGCAGGACGCTAACCACGCCCGCCCCGACCTCGTCGGAATCGATCCCGGTGGACACGTCCGCGTGCGGGGTAATTCCACAGGGGGTGTTCTCGGGCTCTGTGAGCGGTAGTGAGCCTCGTATTTCGGGAGCGACGCGGTATGAGACTGCGTCAAACATCGCGACAACGGTCTCTAGTGTCTCTGTTGGTGAGGAAAGCGCGGTGTTCATTGCTACCGGCACCGACTTTGCGGATGGTTTGACACTTGGCGCATTGGCAGCGCACTCGGGGTGGCCACTCCTCTTGGCCCATTCCAATGGTCTGGACGCGTCTGCGAAGAAGGTTATAGCAGGCTTGCATCCCACACACATTTACATAGCGGGGGGAACGGGCGCGGTCTCCACTTCCGTGGAGAAGCAGATCATTGAGGCTACCGGACGTCCCGCAGAAGAAGTGACAGTGAAGCGTTTTGCTGGTGCTGATAGGTATGAGACGTCTGCGGAGATTGCCGAGTGCTTCCCCGAAGGATCACCTGCCTTTGTCACCACTGGAGCGAACTTTGCCGACGGAGTTGTAGCTGGGGCTCCTGCTGTCAAGCAGGGTGCGCCCGTCATCTTGACGTCCACGAACAAGATCAACGCGAGTGCCCAGGCTGCGCTTGAGCGCGTCAAATCTTCGTCTGTGAGCATCGTTGGGGGCCAGTGGTCCAGCACTGAAGTTGCAAAGATCAAGGCCGCTACTGGCGCAACCAGTGTAACGACCTACTCAGGTGCCGATCGCTACGCAACTAGTGTCAAGGTGGCGAATGCGTTCTATGGGACAGGTCCCGCAACTGTCACGTTTGCGACGGGGACCACTTTCCCTGACGCTCTGGCAGGTGTCTCGGTTGCGACGGTAACAGCTTCGCCAATTGTGCTTACAACACCTACCTGCCGGCCCAAGTCAGTTGAAGCCTTGAGCAACACGGCTAAGACAAAGGTAATACTGGGTGGGACCGGCGCTGTCAGTAAGGCCTCTTACACCACAACTTGTGTGCCGAAGCCAGCCGCACCGACGAAGACATTGTTATCCGTTGCGAAGCAACAGGTAGGAAAACGATACGCCAACGGTGCAACCGGACCGAATGCCTTTGATTGCTCTGGGTTGACCCAGTATGTCTACCGTCAGATGGGAGTCACAATTCCGCGCACCACCTACGAGCAGCTGGCAAAGGGGAAGCGTGTGACCACCCCGCGCGCCGGCGATATTGTGGTGCTGGGCGGCGGCTCTCATGTAGGGATCTACGTGTCACCAGGAGTCATGATCGACGCGGGTAACCCCCGTGTTGGTGTCTCGCAACGTGCCATCTATGCAACACCAACCGCATATCTGCGTTTTGGCTGA
- a CDS encoding TM2 domain-containing protein — protein sequence MSEENPGERFSPDDKDDVVVDETVAFTPLATPEGVVYAEESVETNFTPPPASEIPPFGQSVPPPPQQGMPTGAPSGQPNSPYTEGYQQPGQPFNQPYPGQTYEQVRVEEVPWSTKSKLAAGLFGILLGSFGVHNFYLGYTGKGIAQLLITVLSFGLLSWVSAIWGLVEGILILSSEVGTQWDLDATGRPMQPIGQTSI from the coding sequence ATGAGTGAAGAGAACCCGGGCGAACGATTCTCACCCGACGATAAGGACGATGTCGTAGTGGATGAGACCGTCGCATTCACGCCTCTGGCAACACCCGAAGGTGTTGTCTACGCCGAGGAGTCGGTGGAGACGAATTTCACCCCTCCACCAGCGTCTGAAATTCCACCTTTTGGACAGAGTGTTCCTCCCCCTCCGCAGCAGGGAATGCCTACAGGGGCACCTTCTGGCCAACCCAACTCTCCCTATACGGAGGGCTACCAGCAGCCGGGCCAACCATTCAATCAGCCCTACCCCGGCCAAACCTATGAACAAGTACGCGTTGAAGAAGTGCCGTGGAGTACGAAGAGTAAGCTCGCTGCAGGTCTCTTTGGGATCCTGCTCGGTTCGTTCGGCGTACACAACTTCTATCTGGGTTACACGGGTAAGGGAATCGCACAGCTGCTAATAACTGTCTTGTCGTTTGGCCTGCTGTCCTGGGTGTCCGCGATTTGGGGTCTAGTAGAAGGAATACTAATTCTGTCGTCCGAGGTCGGAACCCAGTGGGACCTAGACGCAACTGGCCGACCGATGCAGCCAATCGGGCAAACCTCGATCTAG
- a CDS encoding SDR family oxidoreductase — protein sequence MTPRRALVSGASSGIGRATVRALVGDGWEVVATARRSDRLETLADETGCEVFTADLTRDEDVAALAEFAGSTGLDAVVNVAGGALGVDRIDEADTERWKRMFDINVMATLKLTSACLPLLRRNGGGSLVFVTSTAAHGTYPGGGGYAAAKHAERQIATTLRLELAGEPIRVTEIAPGMVKTEEFSLVRLGDPRAAEDVYAGVEEPLVASDIAEAIRWSLDVPLHVNVDLMVLRPVAQSTNTDVVRRQLAVRDAVGL from the coding sequence ATGACGCCGCGACGCGCGCTGGTATCTGGCGCTTCCAGTGGGATTGGGCGCGCCACGGTGCGCGCCCTGGTGGGCGACGGGTGGGAGGTCGTGGCGACGGCCAGGCGCTCCGACCGGCTCGAAACCCTTGCTGACGAGACCGGATGTGAAGTCTTTACAGCGGATCTAACCAGGGACGAGGACGTTGCGGCCCTCGCAGAGTTTGCCGGATCCACTGGGCTTGATGCGGTGGTGAATGTTGCGGGTGGTGCCCTCGGTGTTGATCGGATCGACGAGGCCGACACTGAGCGTTGGAAGCGCATGTTCGACATAAATGTGATGGCGACCCTGAAGCTCACTTCGGCGTGCCTGCCACTGCTTCGCAGGAACGGGGGAGGGTCACTAGTCTTTGTGACCTCCACAGCAGCGCACGGCACCTACCCGGGAGGGGGTGGTTACGCCGCCGCGAAGCATGCAGAACGGCAGATTGCCACAACGCTGCGCCTCGAGTTGGCAGGCGAGCCGATCAGGGTCACGGAGATCGCTCCGGGCATGGTGAAAACCGAAGAGTTCTCCCTGGTGAGGTTAGGAGATCCGCGGGCAGCTGAGGATGTGTATGCGGGAGTTGAGGAGCCACTAGTTGCCAGTGATATTGCGGAGGCAATTCGCTGGAGCCTCGACGTACCGTTACACGTCAACGTGGATCTGATGGTGCTCCGCCCGGTTGCCCAGTCGACGAACACGGACGTGGTGCGCAGGCAGCTCGCGGTTAGGGATGCGGTGGGGCTCTAG
- the glnA gene encoding type I glutamate--ammonia ligase, with product MLQGADVLLAYIKDQGVRNIDVRFCDIPGVMQHFTIPAKSFGPEVFTEGLNFDGSSITGFQEVHESDMVLFPDPATAYVDPFREVKALNIACFVHDPKTGTPYSRDPRAIARKAQKYLMSTGIGDTAYFAPEAEFYIFDDVRFETKPQSSYFHLDSHGASWNTGREEEGGNQGYKTPSQGGYFPVAPTDHFDDLRDDIVVHMENAGLEVERAHHEVGTAGQSEINWKFDTLLKAADDAMTFKYLVKNAAWQVGKSATFMPKPLFGENGSGMHVHQSIWKNGKPLFYDEGGYAGLSDMARWYIGGLLKHASSLLAFTNPTVNSYHRLVPGYEAPTSLVYSQGNRSAAIRIPITGTNPRAKRVEFRCPDASGNPYLAFSAMLLAGIDGIQNQIEPPAPIDKDLYNLADEEKAKIASVPASLGEALDALENDFEYLLAGDVFTSDLLQMWVDLKREEIRSIGTRPHPMEFDLYYAI from the coding sequence ATGCTGCAAGGTGCGGACGTACTCTTGGCATACATCAAGGACCAGGGAGTGCGCAATATCGACGTGCGTTTCTGCGATATCCCAGGCGTGATGCAGCACTTCACTATTCCGGCGAAGTCTTTTGGGCCGGAAGTCTTCACTGAGGGCCTCAACTTCGACGGGTCGTCAATCACCGGGTTTCAAGAGGTTCACGAATCGGACATGGTGTTGTTCCCCGATCCGGCAACTGCCTACGTAGATCCGTTCCGTGAGGTGAAGGCACTCAACATCGCGTGCTTTGTCCACGACCCAAAAACAGGTACTCCCTACTCGCGTGATCCCCGTGCAATCGCGAGGAAGGCGCAGAAGTACCTGATGTCAACAGGCATTGGCGACACCGCATACTTCGCCCCTGAGGCAGAATTCTACATTTTTGATGACGTCAGGTTTGAGACGAAGCCTCAATCTTCCTACTTCCACCTCGATTCACACGGCGCATCATGGAACACAGGACGCGAGGAGGAGGGCGGGAACCAAGGGTATAAGACACCTTCCCAAGGAGGGTACTTCCCGGTGGCTCCCACCGACCACTTTGATGATCTTCGCGACGACATCGTGGTTCACATGGAGAACGCAGGGTTGGAAGTTGAGCGTGCTCACCACGAGGTGGGGACGGCCGGGCAGAGTGAGATCAACTGGAAGTTCGACACCCTCCTCAAAGCAGCGGATGATGCCATGACTTTCAAGTATCTGGTCAAGAACGCAGCCTGGCAGGTTGGCAAGAGTGCGACGTTCATGCCTAAGCCCCTCTTTGGAGAGAACGGGTCTGGCATGCACGTCCACCAGTCAATCTGGAAGAACGGCAAACCACTCTTTTATGACGAGGGCGGATATGCGGGTCTATCGGACATGGCCCGCTGGTATATAGGTGGGCTCCTGAAGCATGCGTCGTCCCTGCTTGCGTTCACGAACCCGACGGTGAACTCATACCACCGCCTTGTCCCCGGTTATGAGGCTCCGACCTCGTTGGTTTACTCCCAGGGCAATAGGTCAGCAGCGATTCGCATTCCCATAACGGGGACGAACCCGAGGGCGAAGCGTGTTGAGTTCCGGTGTCCCGACGCATCAGGGAACCCCTACCTCGCGTTCTCCGCAATGCTCCTGGCTGGAATCGATGGAATCCAGAATCAAATCGAGCCGCCTGCGCCAATCGATAAGGACCTCTATAACCTTGCGGACGAAGAGAAGGCGAAGATTGCCTCCGTGCCCGCTTCCCTTGGTGAGGCTCTCGACGCTCTGGAGAATGACTTCGAGTACTTACTGGCTGGGGATGTCTTCACCAGCGATCTGCTGCAGATGTGGGTTGACTTGAAGCGCGAAGAGATCCGTTCAATTGGGACACGTCCGCACCCGATGGAGTTTGATCTGTACTACGCAATTTAG
- a CDS encoding sugar ABC transporter permease — translation MATQVTTKAPGADTDYQPVQNKHTFGHWIREYGWRHLVGVLVVIYALVPIIYILSASLNPGGTLTGSNQLFQTIDFANYSNLSSTMFWHWMGNSLVIAISVSIGTVLMAAAAAYAFSRFRFAGRRFGLTALLIIQMFPQMLAFVAIFLLLMSLGDVVPILGVNSTLALIAVYLGGALGVNTFLLYGFFNTIPKELDEAAKIDGLSHGQIYWQIILRLCAPILSVVALLSFISTFGEFVIARVILQQEQNWTVAIGLYSWVASRLDANWGQFAAGAIIATIPVLTLFLFLQKYIVGGLTAGAVKG, via the coding sequence ATGGCTACACAGGTAACCACAAAAGCTCCTGGAGCGGATACGGATTACCAGCCCGTACAGAACAAGCACACGTTCGGACACTGGATTCGGGAATATGGGTGGCGCCACCTCGTGGGCGTGCTGGTCGTTATCTACGCGTTGGTGCCAATCATCTATATCCTTTCTGCTTCCCTCAACCCGGGGGGAACGCTGACTGGGTCGAATCAACTGTTCCAGACGATTGATTTTGCTAACTACAGTAATTTGTCTTCCACCATGTTCTGGCATTGGATGGGCAACTCACTGGTGATTGCCATTTCGGTGTCCATTGGTACCGTGTTGATGGCGGCAGCTGCTGCATACGCCTTCTCTAGGTTCCGTTTCGCGGGGCGTCGTTTCGGGCTCACTGCATTGTTGATTATTCAGATGTTCCCGCAGATGCTGGCTTTCGTCGCTATCTTCTTGTTGCTCATGAGTTTGGGTGACGTGGTACCAATCCTGGGTGTTAACTCCACGTTGGCACTAATCGCCGTTTACCTTGGTGGTGCTTTGGGTGTGAACACCTTCCTTCTCTACGGCTTCTTCAACACGATTCCGAAAGAGCTGGATGAAGCAGCGAAGATTGATGGTTTGTCTCACGGGCAGATCTACTGGCAAATCATTTTGCGTTTGTGTGCGCCGATTCTGTCAGTAGTGGCACTGCTGTCATTCATCTCGACCTTCGGGGAGTTCGTTATTGCTCGCGTCATTCTGCAGCAAGAGCAGAACTGGACGGTGGCGATTGGGCTCTACTCCTGGGTTGCCAGCCGCTTGGATGCAAACTGGGGTCAGTTCGCTGCCGGCGCTATCATCGCGACAATTCCTGTCCTGACGCTGTTCCTCTTCCTACAGAAGTACATTGTCGGTGGTCTGACCGCCGGCGCTGTGAAGGGCTAA
- a CDS encoding maltose ABC transporter substrate-binding protein: MRKSVFAGGAATAAALALVLGGCSSGGTTTEPESTDQSGDAAPVEATEGELTVWVDETREAAVTAAAEQFTEATGTKVNLVLKNFDDIRADFTAQVPTGKGPDITVGAHDWLGELTANGVVAPIELGDKAGDFEDAAISAFTFDGSVYGIPYAIENIALIRNVALAPEAPATWEDAMAAADAAGTKYKFLVQMNGEEGDPYTFYPLQSSFGSTVFKQNDDGSFSNELNLATGGDEFAQFLADNGPKGTDVFNQDRTYDIVVDAFAKGESPFLVGGPWMLDSFGDVELSIDPIPSAGGQPAAPFAGVQGFYLSAQSKNPLIATDFMANYLSSEEAQIAMYEAGGRPPALKSAAAVAAQDPITAGFIAAGADAQPMPSIPEMAAVWTPWGRTEAQIIAGSVDPAEAWAKMITDIQAEIG, from the coding sequence ATGCGTAAATCCGTATTTGCCGGCGGCGCCGCAACCGCGGCGGCACTTGCACTTGTGCTGGGTGGCTGCTCCTCCGGTGGCACCACTACCGAACCCGAGTCGACCGATCAGAGCGGCGATGCTGCACCGGTTGAGGCGACCGAGGGTGAACTGACCGTTTGGGTTGATGAGACTCGTGAAGCTGCTGTGACGGCGGCTGCTGAGCAGTTCACCGAAGCAACTGGGACCAAGGTGAACTTGGTTTTGAAGAACTTTGATGACATCCGCGCAGACTTCACCGCACAGGTCCCAACAGGTAAGGGCCCTGACATCACGGTCGGTGCTCACGACTGGCTGGGTGAACTGACCGCAAACGGCGTTGTTGCACCCATCGAACTTGGTGACAAGGCTGGCGACTTCGAGGATGCTGCGATTTCCGCATTCACCTTCGATGGTTCTGTGTACGGCATACCCTATGCCATTGAGAACATTGCGTTGATTCGTAACGTTGCTCTCGCTCCGGAAGCGCCTGCTACCTGGGAAGACGCAATGGCTGCGGCAGATGCTGCCGGCACCAAGTACAAGTTCCTCGTGCAGATGAATGGTGAAGAGGGCGACCCCTACACCTTCTACCCGCTGCAGTCCTCTTTCGGATCGACCGTGTTCAAGCAGAACGATGACGGCTCCTTCTCGAATGAACTGAACCTCGCCACCGGTGGGGACGAGTTCGCACAGTTCCTGGCAGATAACGGCCCCAAGGGAACCGATGTCTTCAACCAGGACCGCACCTACGACATCGTCGTTGACGCATTCGCCAAGGGTGAATCGCCATTCCTAGTCGGCGGCCCGTGGATGCTCGATTCCTTCGGTGACGTTGAGCTGTCGATTGACCCCATTCCTTCTGCTGGTGGCCAGCCTGCAGCACCGTTCGCAGGCGTCCAGGGCTTCTACCTTTCCGCTCAGTCGAAGAACCCGCTGATTGCTACCGACTTCATGGCTAACTACCTTTCGTCTGAAGAAGCACAGATCGCCATGTACGAGGCCGGTGGGCGCCCGCCAGCACTGAAGTCCGCTGCCGCAGTTGCTGCGCAGGACCCGATCACCGCTGGCTTCATTGCAGCGGGTGCTGATGCACAGCCGATGCCGTCAATCCCTGAGATGGCTGCAGTGTGGACCCCTTGGGGCCGCACCGAAGCTCAGATCATTGCCGGTTCGGTTGACCCAGCTGAAGCATGGGCCAAGATGATCACTGACATTCAGGCAGAGATCGGCTAG
- a CDS encoding ABC transporter permease subunit — MGTVQTSESAAALEVDEVRTAKKSRFRLPPKDPDVNRWGPGFVVKLILMAFVNAFGVYVIFMSFTKSSWGIFAAMLALVLFADWVYFSGRTIPLKYILPGLAFLLVFQIYTIFYTVYVSFTNYGDGHNSTKNAAISALLMQNENRVPDSATYPLKVIQDGGELGFAVYEDGQVLIGTAEDPLHVEPNAVVSDGQITEVPGWEVLTMNQVVQNQQEVVSLRVPVSEDVNEGAIRTSDGSTGFVARSMLEWDPDAGTMTNVDTGVVYTDNGRGQFESSDGQTLSVGWRVGIGFENYTKAFGDSKFSGYFYQVLWWTFAQSFLSVALTFLLGLFLAITFDKKIRGQKIYRTLMILPYAIPGFISALIFAGMFNRSYGFINQVLLGGAQIPWLQDPWLAKFAILFVNLWLGFPYMFLIATGALQSVPEDVTEAAKIDGASAWRQWRSIKMPLVLIATAPLLISSFAFNFNNFTLIYMLTGGGPSFGDPSVPLGHTDILITMVYKMSGIDGGATKDFGLASALSILIFVIVGTISAIAFRQTRKLEEMM; from the coding sequence ATGGGCACTGTCCAGACGTCGGAGTCTGCGGCTGCCTTGGAAGTGGACGAAGTTCGCACTGCCAAGAAGAGTCGCTTTCGCCTTCCACCTAAAGATCCAGATGTAAACCGTTGGGGTCCGGGCTTTGTTGTGAAGCTGATCTTGATGGCTTTTGTAAATGCCTTTGGTGTTTACGTTATATTCATGAGTTTTACGAAGAGCTCATGGGGTATTTTTGCTGCAATGTTGGCGCTGGTCCTGTTTGCTGACTGGGTGTATTTCTCGGGTCGTACGATTCCGCTGAAGTACATCCTGCCTGGCCTTGCCTTCCTTCTGGTTTTCCAGATTTACACAATTTTTTACACCGTGTATGTCTCATTCACGAATTATGGGGATGGGCATAACTCCACTAAGAACGCCGCTATTTCCGCTCTGCTTATGCAGAATGAGAACAGGGTTCCAGATTCCGCTACGTACCCTCTGAAGGTGATTCAGGATGGTGGGGAGTTGGGTTTTGCGGTGTATGAGGACGGCCAGGTTCTAATTGGAACGGCAGAAGACCCGTTGCATGTTGAGCCAAATGCGGTTGTCTCTGACGGCCAGATAACTGAGGTTCCCGGGTGGGAAGTCCTCACCATGAATCAGGTTGTGCAGAACCAGCAGGAGGTCGTTTCGCTACGAGTCCCTGTTAGTGAAGATGTCAATGAGGGGGCAATTAGAACCTCAGATGGCTCGACGGGTTTTGTGGCAAGGTCAATGCTGGAGTGGGACCCCGATGCGGGCACCATGACCAACGTTGATACCGGAGTTGTCTATACCGATAACGGTCGCGGCCAGTTTGAGTCTTCCGATGGGCAGACGCTCTCTGTTGGATGGCGTGTCGGCATTGGGTTTGAGAACTATACGAAGGCCTTTGGTGACTCGAAGTTCTCCGGATACTTCTACCAGGTTCTGTGGTGGACTTTTGCGCAATCGTTCCTATCTGTTGCACTGACATTCTTGCTTGGCCTGTTCCTTGCGATCACTTTTGATAAGAAGATCCGAGGCCAGAAGATCTACAGGACCCTGATGATCTTGCCCTACGCAATCCCGGGGTTCATTTCAGCGCTGATCTTTGCTGGCATGTTCAACCGGTCGTATGGGTTCATCAACCAGGTCCTGCTGGGAGGTGCGCAGATTCCTTGGTTGCAAGACCCGTGGCTCGCCAAGTTCGCGATTTTGTTTGTGAACCTTTGGCTTGGCTTCCCGTACATGTTCTTGATTGCGACGGGCGCTTTGCAGTCGGTGCCCGAGGACGTCACAGAGGCAGCAAAGATTGATGGGGCTAGTGCATGGAGGCAGTGGCGGTCTATCAAGATGCCGCTGGTTCTGATTGCAACGGCTCCACTGCTGATCTCGTCATTTGCCTTCAACTTCAACAACTTCACGTTGATCTACATGTTGACAGGTGGTGGTCCATCGTTCGGGGATCCGTCAGTTCCTCTGGGTCACACGGACATTCTGATCACCATGGTTTACAAGATGTCGGGTATCGATGGCGGCGCCACGAAAGACTTCGGACTCGCTTCTGCGCTTTCGATTCTGATCTTCGTGATTGTCGGTACGATCTCTGCTATCGCTTTCCGTCAAACGCGCAAGCTTGAGGAGATGATGTGA